From the Cryomorphaceae bacterium genome, the window TTCTGTTGCCAACATGCGGACTGTCAAAACCTGAACAATTCTTTACCTGCCTTGTTGCAAGCCTTGAATTTAGTCGCCTTCAACAACCTTGAATCGCCTGCATTAAACACCGCCAAAGCACCCCACCATGCGCCTGCGTTTTAAATGGAACCACTACCTCGGCTTTTTTATGCACCCCCTGCTGGGAGCGCAGCCGCTGGCGTGGTTGCGTACGCCGCTTTCGCTCAGGGCCTGGCCTACCTGGCACTTCCTGCCCAAGTTTGTTTTTGTGGGATTGATGTCTGTGCTAAACCTTCCCAATATCCTTATTGAGCAGGTTTACCGCTTGATTCGCCGCCCCGCAAAACCCGCCGAAGACCCTGTGTTCATCATCGGACACCCACGCAGCGGAACCACCCATCTTCAGCAAATCCTGTCGGAAGATCCCCGGTTCTACACGCCGAAGCTTTACGAAGTGCTCTTTCCCAATTACAACAATACCTTTGCGAGATTGCTTCGCGGTATCATCGCTCCTTTTCTCCCCAAAACGCGACCCCAGGATAACGTTTCACTCAGCCTCGATTCACCCCAGGAGGAAGAATTTGCATTGGCCGCCACCTCCGGCTTGTCGTTTATCAACGGATTCTACTACCCCAAACAGTTCAGGCAAATTGTGGAGCAGGCCGTGTTGTTTCGCAACGAAAAAGACAAACGCGTTTGGCAGCAGTCTATGTTGCGCTTTGTGCGGGCCATCCAGCCGCAATGTGGCAATCGCAGACTTATTTTGAAAAGCCCCGCCAATATGGCGCGATTGGAGGCTATTCGGGAGATTTTTCCCCATGCGAAGTTCATTTTTATCGACCGCAACTCACAGCGCATTCTGCAATCTACGCTGCACCTTTTTGCTGAGGTGCTTCCACAAACCAGCTTTCAGTACATTGACGAAAAAACCGTTATCGACCACGCTTTCTTCATGTACGAAACCTTTCACCGCGCCTATCACCGGCAGTCGGAATCTTTTGATGCCAGCCAATTGATGCAGGTTTCGCACGAGGTTTTTCTGAAGCAGCCCGAAGAGGTGCTGGCAAGTATTTACCGCTTTTTAGGTGTTGAAAACCGCGCCATGGACTCGGTGGTGAGGAATTATGAAGCCTACCAGAAAAACAAGCACAAGCCGCTCGACGGGCATCTGCTGAAAAGGCTTCAAGCCATTGATGCAAAGCTCCTTTCGGAATTTCCACATTCGGCGTTTCCGCGCAAGGTGGCTGTGTAGCGGGTATTTACCGACTACTTGTTTGAGAGCCCCGCGGTCTGTACCTTCGTGCTGAACTACACCCCATGCAGGAACCAGTTAGATCCGCCTCCACCCAGCTTCACCGGGGCTATGCCTTCAACGAGCTGGCTGAAATCATGAACGGGCAGGTGCTGCGCATGGCCACTGATACGCGGATTACCCGCATTGACATTGACAGTCGCAAGCTGCACCAATCTGAGTCATCACTGTTTTTTGCACTCAGGGGACCGCGTCACGACGGGCATCATTTTATTCGCGAACTCTATGAGCGCGGTGTGCGCAACTTTGTGGTGAGCTCGCCCCGCGAAAATGTGGACCTGCTCTACGAAGCCAATGTCATCCAGGTAGAAGACTCTCTGGAGGCCCTCCAGAAACTGGCAGCGCACCACCGCAGCAGCTTTGATTTACCCGCGGTGGGTATCACCGGCAGCAACGGAAAAACAGTGGTGAAGGAATGGCTGTATCAGTTATTGCAAGCCAGGTATTACGTGGTAAGGAGTCCGCGGAGTTACAACTCGCAAGTGGGTGTGCCGCTTTCGGTTTGGAACATTTCGCGCGAGCACAGCCTGGGGTTATTTGAAGCCGGAATTTCAAAACCTGGCGAAATGGCACGCCTTGCCTCGGTGATTCAGCCGAATGTGGGTGTGTTTATCAACATCAGGCATGCCCACGACGCACAATTTGAAAACAGGAAACAGAAAGCCCGCGAGAAACTGGAACTTTTTCGCCATTGCCAAACGCTCATCTACCAGGGCGATTACACAGAAATTTCTGAGAGTATTGCTGAAGCAGATTGGACAAAAAACATCCAATTGGTGCGCTGCAGCCTGAAAGACCCCAATGCCGACTACTTTGCCGAAGTCAAAATGCAGGGCGACGCCGGCACCACTCTTGCGCTACATGCAAGTGGCAAGGAGTATTCCGTGCGCATTCCTTTTGGCGACGAAGGCTCGGTGGAGAACGCCCTGCTCTGCTTTGCCGCAGCGAGTGTATTGGGGCTTTCGCCGGAAGAAACGACGGGCGGACTGGAGTCGCTGCAACCCGTAGCCATGCGCCTGCAACTGCTGGAGGGCGTGAACCACTGTGGCCTGATCAACGACGCGTACAACAGCGATATGGGCTCGCTCGAAATTGCGCTAGACTTTGCCAACAGGCAGCGTTTTCTGCCCAAAAAATCGCTCATTCTCTCCGACATCCTGCAAAGTGGCGCCTCACCCGAAGCGCTGTACAAACAGGTTAACGAGCTGTGTGTTCAAAAAGGCATTGCGCGCATCATCGGGGTGGGCGCTGTGATTTCGCAGCACGCAGATGCCTTTACCATTCCGGCCACCTTTTACCCCGATACCGACGCTTTGCTGGCGGCGCTTCAACCCGATTGGTTCAACCGCGAACTGATTTTGGTAAAAGGGGCACGGCCGTTCCGGTTTGAGCGCATTACCCGATTGCTGCAGCACAAATCGCACGAAACCATGCTCGAGATCAACCTCGATGCACTGGTGCACAACCTCAATTTTTTTCGCTCGAAGTTGCAGCCTTCTACGCGCATCATGGCTATGGTAAAGGCCTTTTCGTACGGAATGGGGAGCTACGAGCTGGCGCACTTGCTGGAGTACCAGAAAATATCACACCTGGCCGTGGCCTATGCAGATGAAGGCGTTGCGCTGAGAAAGGCAGGTGTTCAGTTGCCCATTATGGTAAT encodes:
- a CDS encoding sulfotransferase encodes the protein MRLRFKWNHYLGFFMHPLLGAQPLAWLRTPLSLRAWPTWHFLPKFVFVGLMSVLNLPNILIEQVYRLIRRPAKPAEDPVFIIGHPRSGTTHLQQILSEDPRFYTPKLYEVLFPNYNNTFARLLRGIIAPFLPKTRPQDNVSLSLDSPQEEEFALAATSGLSFINGFYYPKQFRQIVEQAVLFRNEKDKRVWQQSMLRFVRAIQPQCGNRRLILKSPANMARLEAIREIFPHAKFIFIDRNSQRILQSTLHLFAEVLPQTSFQYIDEKTVIDHAFFMYETFHRAYHRQSESFDASQLMQVSHEVFLKQPEEVLASIYRFLGVENRAMDSVVRNYEAYQKNKHKPLDGHLLKRLQAIDAKLLSEFPHSAFPRKVAV
- a CDS encoding bifunctional UDP-N-acetylmuramoyl-tripeptide:D-alanyl-D-alanine ligase/alanine racemase, with amino-acid sequence MQEPVRSASTQLHRGYAFNELAEIMNGQVLRMATDTRITRIDIDSRKLHQSESSLFFALRGPRHDGHHFIRELYERGVRNFVVSSPRENVDLLYEANVIQVEDSLEALQKLAAHHRSSFDLPAVGITGSNGKTVVKEWLYQLLQARYYVVRSPRSYNSQVGVPLSVWNISREHSLGLFEAGISKPGEMARLASVIQPNVGVFINIRHAHDAQFENRKQKAREKLELFRHCQTLIYQGDYTEISESIAEADWTKNIQLVRCSLKDPNADYFAEVKMQGDAGTTLALHASGKEYSVRIPFGDEGSVENALLCFAAASVLGLSPEETTGGLESLQPVAMRLQLLEGVNHCGLINDAYNSDMGSLEIALDFANRQRFLPKKSLILSDILQSGASPEALYKQVNELCVQKGIARIIGVGAVISQHADAFTIPATFYPDTDALLAALQPDWFNRELILVKGARPFRFERITRLLQHKSHETMLEINLDALVHNLNFFRSKLQPSTRIMAMVKAFSYGMGSYELAHLLEYQKISHLAVAYADEGVALRKAGVQLPIMVMNPEVSGYAALVKHRLEPEIYSFRTLEAFRDAAKTSMVNPPYPIHIKLDTGMNRLGFRQEELNQLAQVLQQNPGLHVASVFSHLAAADNGLHDDFTHEQARKFITALENLKNQLGYSFLRHLLNTSGILRFPQYQLDMVRLGIGLYGYGIPPELKAELMESSRMKTVISQIKTLQPGESVGYQRAAVVDSIRRIATIPVGYADGFPRALGNGKGEVAIAGFRAPTVGNVCMDMCMVDVTNIPCREGDEVEIFGSDVPLNEMATRLNTIPYEVISGISQRVKRVYYHD